The window TCAGGTTGAAGGACAGGGTCAACGAAGGGACTTGACCCGTGTGGTTGATGGAAAGCGGCCCCAAACCCTCACTCATGTTCGCAACGGCTTTGAGCGGGACAAGGCGGCCGTCCCGAGAACGGACGTACAGCAGGGACAAGGCGGAGGGGTCGCGTTGGTAGCGCGGCTCCACCTCGAGAATGACTTCATAGGTATTGGTTTGCGTGTAAATGGTCGAGACCTGTCGGGAACCATAGGCGTAGTAAAGCGCGTCCTCGATCTGCTCCGCCGTTATGCCCAGAGTGGCAGCCTTGTTCCTGTCGATGTCCACGACCACCTGAGGGTTTTTGATCTCCAGATCGGTCGTGACGTCCTGCAGCCCGTCCAGGGCGTGCATCTTCTGCTCCAGGATTTGGCCGTACTTGTACAACTCCTCCGTGTCCGAACTCTGGAGCGTCAGCTGGTACTGGCTCTTGGTCAAGCGCCCTCCGATATTGATGGGCGGCGGGTTCTGTAGAAAAACCATCATTCCAGGGATCTTGGACAGTTTGGGGCGGAGTTCCTCGATGACCTCGTCCGCTGAAAGCTCCCGCTGGGATTTGGGTTTGAGGTGCATGAACGCAATGCCGGTGTTGCTGCTCGTGTTGCCTCTGGCGCCCGCGCTCGAGAAGAATCGCTCCACGTTCGGATCTTTCTGAATCACAGCGGCCACGGCCTGTTGATGCTCGAACAACGCCTCGCTCGAGATCCCTTCCCGGGCCTGGGTGAACGCTACGATGGCCGACCTGTCCTCGTTGGGCAGGAATCCTTTTGGGAGGACCATGAAGAGACCTACCGTCGCGAGAAGAACTACGGCTGAGAAGATCATAACCGGCAGCGGATGCCGAAGGCTCCATTTCAGACCCCACTCGTACAGACTCAGCATTTTATCGAACACCCGCTCCGAATAGTTGTAGATCGCACCATGAGAAACCTCGGACTTAGGCTTCAGGAACCGGCTCGAAAGCATGGGCGTCAGGGTGAGGGAGACGAAACCGGAGATGAGAATGGCGGCCGCGATGGTAACGGCGAATTCGTGGAAGAGACGGCCGATGATCCCGCCCATGAGCAACACCGGGATGAAGACAGCCGCCAGAGAGAAGGTCATGGAGAGGATGGTGAAGCCGATTTCACGCGACCCCTTGAGGGCCGCTTCGAAAGGCCCTACTCCCAACTCCATGTGCCGGACGATGTTTTCCAGCATGACGATGGCGTCATCCACCACGAAGCCCACCGAGAGTGTGAGCGCCATGAGGGAAAGGTTGTCGAGGCTGTACCCCAGGAAGTACATGACCGCGAAGGTCCCTACGATGGACAAGGGAAGAGCGAGGCTGGGTATGACGGTTGCCGACAGGTTTCTCAGGAACAGGAAGATGACGAGAACTACGAGAAACAAAGTGAGCAATAACGTGAACTGGACGTCCCGCACCGAGTCCCGGATGGATTCCGAACGGTCGTAGAGTACGTAAAGCGATACGGACGCCGGAATCTGCTTTTCAAGAGTGGAAATAAGGCCGCGCACGGCGCCCGCGACCTGGACCGTGTTAGTGCCGGGTTGTCTCTGTATCGCCAGGATGATCGAGCGGTCATTGTGAGCGGCGTCCACGTACCATGCTGCGGTCTTGTCGTTCTCGACGCTGTCGAGGACAACTCCGAGGTCCTCCAAACGGACGGGACCGCCGTTTCGGTAGGCCACGATAAGGGGCCTGAACGCGGCGGCGTCCTCGAGCTGGCCCGTGGCCTGCACCGTGTATGCCACATGCGGTCCATAAAGGGTTCCCGTGGGCAGGTTCACGTTTCCTTCCCCGACCGCAAGGGCCACTTCATCCAGCCCGATGCCTTTGTTCGCGAGGCTGTTGGGGTTCACCTGGATACGAACCGCGTATTTCTGGGAGCCATAGACCAACACCTGCGCCACCCCGCTCACCATCGAGATGCGTTGGGCCAAAATCGTCTCACCGTATTCGTCCAAGGTGGAAAGGGGCAAGGTGGAGGATGTGAGGGCGAGGTACAGGATGGGCTGAGCCGCGGGATTCACCTTCTGATACGAAGGCGGGCTGGGCATGTCGTCCGGAAGCTGCTTTTGCGCCACCGAGATCGCCGCCTGGACATCCTGAGCCGCTGCGTCCAGGTCCCGGCTCAAATTAAACTGGAGAGAGATGTTGGTGGCGCCGAGCCGGCTTGAAGAGGTCATCGAGTCCAGCCCGGCGATGGTGGAGAACTGCTTCTCCAAAGGAGTCGCCACGGCCGAGGCCATGGTTTCCGGGCTAGCTCCCGGCAGAGACGCGGTCACCTGAATGGTGGGGAAATCCACGTTAGGCAGGTCGCTCACGGGAAGCAGTCGGTATCCCGATATACCGAAAAGGAGACAGGCCACCATGACAAGGGTGGTCATGACCGGCCGCTTGATGAATATGTCCGAGAGGCCCTTCATGGAGTGCTCGCCCCTGACGGCGCCGGCTCGCTCGTGACGGTCACCTTGACTCCCGGTCTGAGGCGAAGTTGACCGTCCGTCACCACGCGCTCTCCCGCCTCGACCCCCTTCCGGATCACAGTCTGCCCATCCACCTGTTGTCCTGTCTCGACGGCGCGCGATTCCACGGTCATGTCCGGTTTGACCACGAACACATATTCCCCCTGCTGGTCTCGCTGAATAGCCTGGGAAGGCGCGACCACGGCGTTCCGGGTCGTGGCGAGCGTCAGGGTCACGTCCACGAACTGTCCCGGCCAGAGGACCCGGTCACGGTTCGGAAATGTGGCTTTGAGCAGAATGGTGCCCGTGGTCCCATCCACTTCGTTGTTAATGAACGAGAGATCGCCTCGAAAGCGAGGCCCCGCTCCCGCGGCCAGGGCGGCCTCTACTTCAAGGGTCCCCTGGGCCGCATAGCGACGGATATCGGCGAGGTATTCTTCAGGAACCGAAAAGCTCACATAAATCGGCGTGATCTGATTGATGATGGTCACCGGCTGCTGATAGGCGGTAATCATGTTCCCGACCTGTACCAGCACGTCTCCCGTACGGCCGGAGATGGGAGCCTGCACGGTGCAGTAGCCGAGATTGAGCCGAGCGGTTTTTACGGCCGCTTCATCCGCGGCCACGGTCGCCTTGAGGGACTCGGCGTTCGCCACCACCTGATCGTACTGCTGCGAAGTCACGTAGTCCTTCTGAATGAGTTCCTTATAGCGCCGGACGTCATCCTCGGCGATTCTCAGCTTGGCCTGATCCCTGGCCAGGTCGGCCAGGGCCCCGTCCAAGGCCGCCTGATACGGATGGGGGTCGATGTTGAAAAGAAGGTCTCCCCGCTCAACTTCCTGACCCTCTCTAAAGGCGATGGCGGTGATTTCGCCGCCCACCCGCGCGCGCACGGACACGGTGTTATAGGGTTCCACGGCGCCGATGGCCTTCACTACCACGGGCACGTTCTTCAACGTCGCCGCTTCGGCGGTTACGGGCGCCGCTTTCGAAGCCCCTTCCTGTTCAGACTTCCCGGAGCAAGAGGCCAGCAGAAGCAATCCGGCTGCCACCGAAATCAGACCCAACAGGAACAGACGAAAGGACACGGGAGGTTTCGTATTTGTAAGCCCTGGTCGGCAATAGGCTGTCATGGTTCCCTTACTTTGCGGGGCCCCCGCTAGCAGGGCCCGTACTCGAGATGTTCAATGTGCCTGTATCGCGCGCCAGTTGGGCCAGGGATACGTACCAGTCCGCGTTGGCCTGGACTCTCTGAGCCCTTGCACCTTCGAGAGCGCTTTGCGCCGAGAGAAGATCGAGGATACTGCCCACTCCGGCCCGATACCGTCCAAGGGCCACATCGTAGGATTCGGTGGCGCTCTCGAGCAGGTCCTCGGTGGTGCGAACCCGCTGTACCGCCGTCTTCAGATTGTAGTAGCTCGTCCATACCTGCAGGACCACCTGCTGTTCGAGACTGCTCAGGCGGGCGCGGGCCGCCTTCTCGTCGGCCTGCGCCTGGAATACATTATAGGATTGGGAAAGACCCGTGAATATGGGTACGCTCACCTGTATGGAACCGCCGTAATTGCTTCCGGTTACATCGGTGTTGTCGTAGCGCGTGCGGCCCCAGCTGGCGGCCCCGTTAATGGAGGGGTAGGCTTCGGCCCGCACTCTACGCACGTGGGCCTCCGCCTTCGCGGCCTGGGCGCGCGCGGCGGCCAGATCCGGTCTCTGTTCCTCGGCCAGGGCCAGATACGTGTCCACCTTCTCGAGGGTTTCCTCGATGTTGGCGGCATTCCTTGGTATCTCGATGTCGTAAGGCGCGTTGGCCGGGATACCCATAGCCGTCGCCAGGGCCCCCCTCGTGGTCTGGATTTGACCCTCGAGGCTATCCAGGGCCAATTTAGCCTGCGCCAAAGCGGTCTTGGCCTGCAACACGTCCGCGATGGTGGCCACGCCGGCGTGGTGCCGGTCCCGGGCGGCGTCCAGGTTTGTTTCCGCTTGCCGGTACGTCGCTTGTTGGGCTTCGAACAGCGCCTTGGAGGAAACGTAGTTGTAATAGGCCGTTTCCACATTGAGCATGACCGTCTGGATCGCAGCGTTGTGGGTCCAGTCAGCGGCCATGAGAGACAGTCGAGACTCGTCCACCAAAGCC of the Deltaproteobacteria bacterium genome contains:
- a CDS encoding efflux RND transporter permease subunit; translation: MKGLSDIFIKRPVMTTLVMVACLLFGISGYRLLPVSDLPNVDFPTIQVTASLPGASPETMASAVATPLEKQFSTIAGLDSMTSSSRLGATNISLQFNLSRDLDAAAQDVQAAISVAQKQLPDDMPSPPSYQKVNPAAQPILYLALTSSTLPLSTLDEYGETILAQRISMVSGVAQVLVYGSQKYAVRIQVNPNSLANKGIGLDEVALAVGEGNVNLPTGTLYGPHVAYTVQATGQLEDAAAFRPLIVAYRNGGPVRLEDLGVVLDSVENDKTAAWYVDAAHNDRSIILAIQRQPGTNTVQVAGAVRGLISTLEKQIPASVSLYVLYDRSESIRDSVRDVQFTLLLTLFLVVLVIFLFLRNLSATVIPSLALPLSIVGTFAVMYFLGYSLDNLSLMALTLSVGFVVDDAIVMLENIVRHMELGVGPFEAALKGSREIGFTILSMTFSLAAVFIPVLLMGGIIGRLFHEFAVTIAAAILISGFVSLTLTPMLSSRFLKPKSEVSHGAIYNYSERVFDKMLSLYEWGLKWSLRHPLPVMIFSAVVLLATVGLFMVLPKGFLPNEDRSAIVAFTQAREGISSEALFEHQQAVAAVIQKDPNVERFFSSAGARGNTSSNTGIAFMHLKPKSQRELSADEVIEELRPKLSKIPGMMVFLQNPPPINIGGRLTKSQYQLTLQSSDTEELYKYGQILEQKMHALDGLQDVTTDLEIKNPQVVVDIDRNKAATLGITAEQIEDALYYAYGSRQVSTIYTQTNTYEVILEVEPRYQRDPSALSLLYVRSRDGRLVPLKAVANMSEGLGPLSINHTGQVPSLTLSFNLKPDFPLGQAVSEVQKLAGETLPATITTSFQGTAEAFRSSVSGLGLLLLLAILVIYMVLGILYESFIHPITILSALPFAGFGALVTLYLFRVELSIYAFVGIIMLVGLVKKNGIIMIDFAIESQRTEGKGPVDAIYEACVVRFRPIMMTTMAALMGTLPIALGFGAGAESRRPLGLAVVGGLLFSQFLTLVVTPVFYVYMDRLQTFLAGRSKRHRTT
- a CDS encoding efflux RND transporter periplasmic adaptor subunit; this encodes MSFRLFLLGLISVAAGLLLLASCSGKSEQEGASKAAPVTAEAATLKNVPVVVKAIGAVEPYNTVSVRARVGGEITAIAFREGQEVERGDLLFNIDPHPYQAALDGALADLARDQAKLRIAEDDVRRYKELIQKDYVTSQQYDQVVANAESLKATVAADEAAVKTARLNLGYCTVQAPISGRTGDVLVQVGNMITAYQQPVTIINQITPIYVSFSVPEEYLADIRRYAAQGTLEVEAALAAGAGPRFRGDLSFINNEVDGTTGTILLKATFPNRDRVLWPGQFVDVTLTLATTRNAVVAPSQAIQRDQQGEYVFVVKPDMTVESRAVETGQQVDGQTVIRKGVEAGERVVTDGQLRLRPGVKVTVTSEPAPSGASTP
- a CDS encoding TolC family protein; translated protein: MDGERRRRTIKRVLSGIELLAAVLVLAGCAQNPPNIYGVPGTSPSPAAPWKAPATAIMKPAAAKASPTLPQDILKSVKSLTLFNIVDIALRNNPDTAAAWEDARSAAAAYGSELGAYYPQIGATGDANWLQDYSQQVRTSFRERSYSAAVQLNWLLFDFGGREALVDESRLSLMAADWTHNAAIQTVMLNVETAYYNYVSSKALFEAQQATYRQAETNLDAARDRHHAGVATIADVLQAKTALAQAKLALDSLEGQIQTTRGALATAMGIPANAPYDIEIPRNAANIEETLEKVDTYLALAEEQRPDLAAARAQAAKAEAHVRRVRAEAYPSINGAASWGRTRYDNTDVTGSNYGGSIQVSVPIFTGLSQSYNVFQAQADEKAARARLSSLEQQVVLQVWTSYYNLKTAVQRVRTTEDLLESATESYDVALGRYRAGVGSILDLLSAQSALEGARAQRVQANADWYVSLAQLARDTGTLNISSTGPASGGPAK